A region from the Coffea eugenioides isolate CCC68of chromosome 9, Ceug_1.0, whole genome shotgun sequence genome encodes:
- the LOC113782310 gene encoding cytochrome P450 71D7-like, translated as MGRNPIYWDDSESFKLERFEQKSVEYTGYQFEYIPFGTGKRMCPAITFGLVNVELPLAHLLYHFDWGLPDGMKVDDLDMDESIGITVGRKNDLYLVAPAYYPSWNE; from the coding sequence ATGGGGAGAAATCCTATTTATTGGGATGATTCAGAAAGCTTCAAACTAGAGAGATTCGAGCAAAAATCAGTCGAGTACACTGGCTATCAGTTTGAATATATTCCATTTGGGACGGGCAAGAGGATGTGCCCAGCCATAACATTTGGTCTAGTCAATGTTGAGCTTCCCTTAGCTCATTTGCTCTACCATTTTGACTGGGGACTTCCTGATGGAATGAAGGTTGATGATCTAGACATGGATGAAAGTATTGGAATAACAGTAGGAAGGAAAAATGACCTTTACCTGGTTGCCCCTGCATATTATCCTTCCTGGAATGAATGA
- the LOC113782311 gene encoding premnaspirodiene oxygenase-like, translating into MTCRAAFGGILKNNETMIEFLKKSVTLAGGFVAADFFASLKILPIISGIKGELLTMHHKIDAILDDVINQHKVNHESGKKGNAESGDEDLIDVLLRQQENGSLQIPITSQKIKADIFNTGTDTTSIVTEWAMSELMKNPKVMAKVQAEVRQVCKGKKTIEEEDIQKLTYLKMVVKETLRLHPPVPLIPRSNKEIKPRCQRVYDTHSC; encoded by the exons ATGACCTGTAGAGCAGCTTTTGGGGGAATattgaagaacaatgaaacaaTGATCGAGTTTTTGAAGAAGTCAGTCACCCTAGCGGGTGGCTTTGTTGCTGCTGATTTTTTCGCCTCCTTGAAAATACTTCCTATTATCAGCGGAATAAAAGGCGAATTGCTCACAATGCACCATAAAATAGATGCCATTCTAGATGATGTGATCAATCAGCACAAAGTGAACCATGAATCTGGAAAAAAGGGCAATGCTGAATCAGGAGATGAAGATCTTATTGACGTTCTTTTAAGACAACAGGAAAATGGAAGCCTTCAGATTCCCATCACAAGCCAAAAAATCAAAGCT GATATATTCAATACCGGAACAGACACTACATCAATAGTAACTGAATGGGCTATGTCAGAATTGATGAAGAATCCGAAGGTAATGGCCAAGGTACAAGCAGAAGTGAGACAAGTTTGCAAGGGAAAGAAGACCATTGAGGAGGAGGATATTCAAAAACTGACCTACCTGAAGATGGTGGTTAAAGAAACTCTAAGGCTGCATCCACCTGTTCCTTTAATCCCAAGATCAAACAAGGAAATTAAACCGCGATGTCAAAGGGTATATGATACCCATTCTTGTTAA